From Calditrichota bacterium, one genomic window encodes:
- a CDS encoding Rrf2 family transcriptional regulator, with translation MLLSRPSTYAVRALLYLAKQDTELPVLAPTIAQAEQLPAPFLAKLLRTLSEAKILTSSRGPGGGYKLAKSPDEISLQDISVLFDGLTLSNECLLGYGPCLDTTPCPVHKIWGPRKQYMQDFLEQTTIAELLALESNRAAPLIDKPKRGRRKITRYK, from the coding sequence ATGTTACTTTCGCGTCCCTCCACTTATGCAGTGCGTGCGCTGCTCTATCTCGCCAAACAGGACACCGAACTTCCGGTATTGGCACCCACGATCGCTCAAGCGGAGCAGCTTCCGGCTCCGTTTTTGGCGAAGCTGTTGCGAACCCTTTCCGAAGCGAAAATTCTCACGTCGAGCCGGGGACCGGGCGGCGGATACAAGCTCGCGAAATCGCCGGATGAAATTTCACTTCAAGACATTTCTGTGTTGTTTGACGGATTGACGTTGTCCAACGAATGTCTGTTGGGCTACGGACCTTGTTTAGATACGACTCCTTGTCCGGTGCATAAGATTTGGGGTCCCCGCAAGCAGTACATGCAGGACTTTCTCGAGCAGACGACCATTGCCGAGCTGTTGGCTTTGGAATCGAACCGCGCGGCACCCTTGATTGACAAACCAAAGCGCGGTCGACGAAAGATCACGCGATACAAATAA
- a CDS encoding T9SS type A sorting domain-containing protein yields the protein MLEWVAPAYQPITDPDLGSVTEVVMEGTSPVHEPGVILLPGISELIDALPGRASVTLIEPEYESFSLGECLPMPEDFVVDPRITTQDPQTIQKLEDDAKISMTQRRLSTAKKAELWPSRIVELSESGVYRGHRLLALNLRPVQINTLTGQGRVLRHAKIQIIRPNSSNNEIRLPDRTNETRQLRGMLGLMAETALATRAMDRRETRQHSNLDDGGDGPVYNVNSWRVYVHETSIIRLTGEYMRQMGVPLDQITPWDLHIYNKDHEIPIVVEGQEDGRFDDYDYIDFFGERNERTFVDVEPSLYQDPYSAENCYQLYWGDGRPGLRLGEENGSWQPTWFVPDPNRLDEPALVRSVRNTVHFERDRYFDRLGQAPSYFGAKLGRVGPLGLIQDNWFWGDRIDALTSRSFDNFIDYPNPNAPYSFRPVIVRTCLTGYSATPGYNHYVTVSLNGLTDNGLTVGRQNSSDTAAVWGGQSPVIFETQLDTAGHSNISTEDLVHGINTFTVTVPGNALGGTADKVLVNWFEIEYERDMRSRSGFFRFDFDSTLGDTAGYDIRGFGTQNVQVWKLGESRLTSLDVRRVTPSDESASWAVHFPLISDGPHDMLVWGENYVFPPFSMVPDTVSMDLRNATGAEYVIIAYDPFFSDTSVQMLDSMRRITFDNSVMRIPLSEVYEQFSGGLITPNAIRDFLTYAYDNWPVRPTHCCLIGDAVLEQREGSIPGNQLPTFSPPTLEFGSASADYLMGCVSGEPWDIIPDIAVGRISCRNPQELQTYVAKVIKYETARDYEGLFQSNILMIADTFDGVNNFVSGYSESSIRELLASVGNCVNVTRLYLDSIPAGQGPIRLRDELRNGCVVVNYNGHGGGGVWSGSRLIDVTGVRLLNNRETFPFITNFTCYVGAFDDRSQSAVLGEAFLFTRNNNNDLIGASGFYSSSGVGWAIAGQTMQRRLFDFVMTRPAKTIGEIAMFNKARYWSIRNQPIAFTSDYSMMIMMNLLGDPGLKLAIPQDDIDPELIGETNVLSPRDSLGADSVRVRVVLPWDPAQYERSNTQVFVLPYNGELYSYRTVGEPPRVVATLATTHSPAFNTDDIEFSLCSSRICTTDAVSLPHFVTPRGNVVVYATDPILERNAIGCFPIFLEDSLANVQIFDVAPIPGPVAFSNEEFRISATILHQNDVERVRFRGIYTPAQGPVVLDTMNMVTTEPGYWLTPRQLGPYDFEGGDYRMKFYVTPNGEDEFESDYYDLRLEVDPDFNLTPLQGPDFGERGGRRPTYFQPVRVQRSASSRVIGDVVFRITAVHDSTYLDGTNTVHVTVDSFTVDYVLSTLDSGETYQGAYIPTSFKPASYDVTIEVDPDNQYVENNENNNRREFTIDMPSYYPAAQTRGTFYERPFQISSHVYPSLTSNDTLYLRIAPNVIPRDSAAIGYTQPRIPDEAELSEMQSKGLRQPFSKVTKGFFKAMFDDSLSSLGSNFNAFVTLEYEGRDTLNARLDVLPMGLYVKDPALDQWLIARDATVTREPLDTVRVGPDNLVVWRLRATGTVPYLGEFGIFRKGDLSGPKIEVAVGGMRFTKGSIVSKNPQIFVTFTDVSGVQRGDGYFYAILDGDTVRDDQFAWNDTAFTSSSMTAMFEPDLEVGQHTLAVYATDDHGNHSTYSVSFDVRGNFGFEWAINYPNPFKVNTTISYVLTGATDDFTEIKIYTVAGRLIRTLKDTERTTVNYRTQKWDGRDDHGEEVANGVYFAKIIAKQGDQTIEEVVKLAKVRE from the coding sequence TTGCTCGAATGGGTTGCCCCGGCTTACCAGCCGATCACGGATCCAGACCTCGGGTCCGTAACAGAGGTGGTTATGGAGGGAACGTCACCCGTCCATGAGCCCGGAGTTATCTTGCTACCCGGAATTTCGGAGCTCATTGACGCTCTGCCCGGACGCGCCTCCGTCACTCTGATTGAGCCTGAGTACGAGAGTTTTTCGCTCGGGGAATGCCTCCCGATGCCCGAAGACTTCGTCGTCGACCCTCGTATTACCACTCAAGATCCCCAGACCATTCAAAAGCTCGAAGACGATGCCAAGATCTCGATGACCCAACGGCGGCTAAGTACTGCCAAAAAGGCCGAGCTCTGGCCTTCGCGCATTGTCGAGCTGTCTGAGTCCGGAGTCTATAGAGGCCACCGTCTGCTCGCTCTGAACCTTAGACCTGTTCAAATCAATACTTTAACGGGTCAAGGCCGCGTCCTTAGGCACGCCAAAATTCAGATCATTCGCCCTAATTCGTCAAATAACGAAATAAGACTTCCCGACCGCACAAACGAAACCCGCCAGTTGCGCGGCATGCTCGGGCTAATGGCTGAAACCGCCCTTGCGACCCGGGCTATGGACCGCCGCGAAACCCGCCAACACAGCAATCTCGACGATGGCGGCGATGGTCCCGTTTACAACGTAAATAGTTGGCGAGTCTACGTCCATGAAACCAGCATCATTCGTCTGACCGGCGAGTACATGCGGCAAATGGGCGTCCCGCTCGACCAGATTACTCCTTGGGACTTGCACATCTACAATAAGGATCACGAAATCCCCATTGTGGTGGAAGGACAGGAAGACGGGCGGTTTGACGACTACGACTACATTGATTTCTTTGGCGAACGCAACGAGCGCACCTTCGTAGACGTTGAACCGTCGCTATACCAAGACCCCTATTCAGCGGAAAACTGCTACCAACTCTATTGGGGAGACGGACGGCCCGGACTGCGTTTGGGCGAGGAGAACGGCTCATGGCAGCCGACGTGGTTTGTCCCTGATCCGAATCGACTGGATGAACCCGCGCTTGTGCGCAGCGTCCGTAATACCGTGCACTTCGAAAGAGACCGTTACTTCGACCGCTTGGGGCAAGCGCCGTCGTATTTTGGTGCGAAGTTGGGACGCGTCGGCCCGCTGGGACTGATTCAAGACAACTGGTTCTGGGGTGACCGTATCGATGCGTTGACCTCGCGGAGTTTTGATAATTTCATCGATTATCCGAATCCCAATGCACCGTATAGCTTCAGGCCCGTCATCGTTAGAACATGCCTGACTGGCTACTCGGCGACCCCGGGCTACAACCACTACGTCACGGTTTCTCTGAATGGACTCACCGACAACGGCTTGACCGTCGGTAGGCAAAATTCCAGTGACACGGCAGCCGTGTGGGGCGGTCAGTCGCCTGTCATTTTCGAAACCCAGTTGGATACGGCCGGACATTCGAATATTTCGACAGAAGATCTCGTTCATGGTATTAATACATTTACGGTAACTGTACCCGGCAATGCGCTCGGCGGAACGGCGGACAAGGTCTTAGTCAATTGGTTTGAAATTGAATATGAACGGGATATGCGGTCGCGCAGCGGTTTCTTTAGATTTGATTTCGATTCGACTTTGGGTGATACGGCGGGTTACGATATTCGCGGCTTTGGTACTCAAAATGTCCAAGTTTGGAAACTCGGAGAAAGCCGCTTAACCTCGCTCGATGTGCGACGGGTTACGCCTTCTGATGAAAGCGCAAGCTGGGCCGTACATTTCCCGCTCATCTCCGACGGGCCCCACGACATGTTGGTCTGGGGTGAAAACTACGTCTTCCCGCCGTTCTCGATGGTTCCCGATACGGTTTCCATGGACCTGCGCAATGCGACCGGCGCCGAATATGTCATCATTGCCTACGATCCGTTCTTCTCGGATACGTCTGTTCAGATGCTCGACAGCATGCGCCGCATCACGTTCGACAACTCGGTGATGAGGATTCCACTCAGTGAAGTTTACGAACAGTTCTCCGGCGGCTTGATCACTCCCAATGCGATCCGCGATTTCTTGACTTATGCCTACGATAATTGGCCCGTGCGTCCCACGCACTGCTGCTTGATCGGCGACGCGGTCCTCGAGCAGCGCGAAGGCAGCATTCCCGGCAACCAGCTTCCCACGTTTTCTCCTCCGACTCTTGAATTCGGTTCAGCCTCGGCGGATTATCTGATGGGCTGTGTGTCCGGCGAACCGTGGGATATTATCCCCGACATTGCCGTAGGCAGAATCTCTTGCCGCAACCCGCAAGAACTGCAAACTTATGTCGCCAAGGTAATCAAATACGAAACGGCGCGCGATTACGAAGGACTGTTCCAAAGCAACATCCTGATGATTGCGGATACTTTCGACGGAGTCAACAACTTCGTCTCCGGATATTCCGAGTCGTCGATTCGCGAGCTGCTGGCAAGTGTCGGCAATTGCGTCAATGTGACTCGACTCTATCTCGACAGTATCCCCGCCGGTCAAGGCCCGATTCGTCTGCGTGATGAGTTGCGAAACGGCTGTGTCGTTGTAAACTACAACGGTCACGGCGGTGGTGGTGTGTGGTCGGGAAGCCGTCTGATTGACGTGACGGGTGTGCGTCTCTTGAACAACCGCGAGACCTTCCCCTTCATTACCAATTTCACCTGCTACGTCGGTGCTTTCGACGACAGAAGCCAGTCCGCCGTGTTGGGTGAAGCGTTTCTCTTTACTCGCAACAACAACAATGATCTGATTGGGGCTTCAGGGTTTTACAGCTCGTCCGGCGTCGGGTGGGCTATCGCCGGGCAAACGATGCAGCGGCGGCTCTTCGATTTTGTCATGACGAGGCCAGCCAAGACCATCGGCGAAATCGCCATGTTCAATAAAGCCCGCTATTGGAGTATCCGAAACCAGCCGATTGCGTTCACGTCGGACTATTCCATGATGATCATGATGAATCTGCTCGGCGATCCCGGTCTAAAACTGGCTATTCCGCAAGACGACATCGATCCCGAGCTGATCGGTGAAACAAATGTCTTAAGTCCCCGGGATTCATTGGGCGCCGATTCCGTCAGAGTTCGAGTCGTGCTGCCGTGGGATCCGGCCCAGTATGAAAGATCAAATACGCAAGTCTTCGTGCTGCCCTACAACGGCGAACTCTATTCATATAGAACAGTCGGAGAACCTCCGCGAGTCGTCGCCACGCTTGCTACGACGCACTCGCCGGCTTTCAATACAGATGATATTGAGTTCTCGTTGTGTTCGTCGCGTATCTGCACGACGGATGCCGTGTCGCTGCCTCATTTTGTCACGCCGCGTGGAAATGTCGTGGTCTATGCCACAGATCCCATATTGGAACGAAATGCCATCGGCTGTTTCCCAATCTTCCTCGAGGACAGCTTGGCGAATGTGCAGATCTTCGATGTCGCACCGATCCCCGGTCCCGTCGCATTCTCCAACGAGGAGTTCCGCATCAGCGCCACGATCTTGCATCAAAATGATGTCGAACGCGTGCGCTTCCGCGGTATCTATACTCCCGCGCAAGGTCCTGTCGTCCTCGACACGATGAATATGGTTACCACCGAGCCGGGCTATTGGCTTACTCCGCGGCAACTCGGACCCTACGACTTCGAAGGCGGCGACTACCGCATGAAATTCTACGTCACTCCCAACGGTGAAGATGAATTCGAGTCGGATTACTATGACCTCCGGCTTGAAGTCGACCCGGATTTCAACTTAACTCCCCTGCAAGGTCCGGACTTCGGCGAGCGCGGAGGAAGACGGCCGACGTACTTCCAACCGGTGAGAGTGCAGCGCAGTGCGTCCTCGCGCGTCATCGGCGACGTTGTCTTCAGAATTACGGCGGTTCATGACTCGACCTATCTCGACGGCACCAATACCGTTCACGTGACGGTCGATTCCTTCACGGTCGACTACGTGCTGTCGACTCTGGACTCCGGCGAAACGTATCAAGGTGCGTACATCCCGACAAGTTTCAAGCCGGCAAGCTACGACGTCACGATTGAAGTCGATCCGGACAATCAGTACGTTGAAAACAACGAGAACAACAACCGCCGCGAGTTCACAATTGACATGCCGTCCTATTATCCGGCGGCGCAAACGCGCGGAACATTCTACGAACGTCCGTTCCAAATTAGTTCACACGTCTATCCGTCACTGACTTCGAATGATACCTTGTATCTGCGGATTGCCCCGAACGTAATTCCGCGGGACAGTGCGGCCATCGGCTACACGCAGCCGCGCATACCGGATGAGGCAGAACTGTCGGAAATGCAAAGCAAGGGGCTTAGACAGCCGTTCTCAAAAGTCACGAAAGGCTTCTTTAAGGCCATGTTCGACGACTCGCTTTCGTCACTCGGCTCGAATTTCAACGCATTCGTCACGCTGGAATACGAGGGGCGAGATACTTTGAACGCCCGCCTCGACGTCTTGCCCATGGGACTTTATGTCAAAGATCCCGCGCTCGACCAATGGCTGATTGCGCGTGACGCGACGGTCACTCGTGAGCCGCTGGACACCGTGCGCGTCGGGCCGGATAATCTCGTCGTATGGAGACTCCGCGCTACCGGAACGGTTCCCTATCTCGGAGAGTTCGGAATCTTCCGTAAAGGAGATTTGAGCGGCCCGAAAATCGAAGTAGCGGTCGGCGGAATGAGATTCACCAAAGGCTCCATCGTTTCAAAAAATCCGCAAATATTCGTTACCTTCACCGACGTTTCTGGCGTGCAGCGCGGCGACGGATATTTCTATGCTATTCTCGACGGCGACACAGTTCGCGACGACCAGTTCGCGTGGAATGACACGGCTTTCACGTCGTCAAGCATGACGGCTATGTTTGAGCCTGATTTGGAGGTGGGACAGCACACGTTAGCGGTCTACGCCACCGATGATCACGGCAATCATTCCACATATTCGGTGTCGTTTGACGTGCGCGGCAATTTCGGATTTGAGTGGGCGATCAATTATCCCAATCCGTTCAAGGTTAACACCACGATTTCCTACGTGCTGACCGGCGCGACGGATGATTTTACCGAAATCAAAATCTATACGGTTGCGGGACGGCTGATTCGAACTCTGAAGGATACCGAGCGCACCACCGTCAACTACCGGACGCAAAAATGGGATGGGAGGGACGATCACGGCGAAGAAGTGGCTAACGGAGTCTATTTCGCCAAGATCATCGCCAAACAAGGAGATCAAACCATCGAAGAAGTCGTCAAACTTGCAAAGGTGAGAGAATGA
- a CDS encoding glucose-6-phosphate isomerase, whose translation MPLTVNFGYALSKKLAGHGIANEMLKPALERTAKAIDHIRSDRTANKLPFLDLPGDAKTKAACKEMAAQYEGYENFLLAGIGGSSLGPLAIFTALGHPLHNLLSTAKRKGAPRFFTLDNVDPVHADALLSACKPDRTVYNIISKSGSTAETASASLLIFDLLQKKLGADWKKNVVCTTDPANGDLKKLCDAEKLQTLPLHPGVGGRFSVLTPVGLFPSYVLGFDVDAMLAGAAEMRERCLDLDVQKNPAAQMAAMLYLFDSTQHKKMHVMMAYANGLYGMADWFRQLWAESLGKELDVDGRVVNAGPTPLKALGATDQHSQVQLYIEGPHDKVFLFLECKKFAKRLKLPSLYENVSSLNYLGGQTMNKLIASEFAATREALAQRGRPSMTITFPEIDAHAVGEFFMLWEIVTSISGALYKINPYDQPGVELGKVLTYGLMGRAGYEDKAKGIKV comes from the coding sequence ATGCCACTGACAGTTAATTTCGGCTACGCACTTTCGAAGAAGCTGGCCGGACATGGGATTGCCAACGAAATGCTGAAACCTGCGCTGGAGCGCACGGCGAAGGCTATCGACCATATTCGCAGCGACCGTACGGCCAATAAGCTGCCGTTTTTGGATTTGCCCGGTGACGCGAAGACAAAAGCCGCGTGTAAAGAGATGGCGGCACAGTACGAAGGGTACGAGAATTTTCTGCTGGCAGGGATCGGCGGAAGTTCACTCGGGCCGCTGGCGATTTTCACTGCGCTGGGGCATCCGCTGCATAATTTGCTCTCGACGGCAAAGCGCAAAGGCGCACCGCGCTTTTTCACGCTCGACAACGTCGATCCCGTTCATGCTGATGCTCTGCTTTCGGCCTGCAAACCTGACCGTACGGTGTACAACATCATCTCCAAGAGTGGCTCGACGGCGGAGACGGCTTCGGCTTCGCTGCTGATTTTCGATCTACTGCAAAAGAAACTTGGGGCCGATTGGAAGAAGAACGTCGTCTGCACGACGGACCCGGCGAACGGCGACTTGAAGAAGCTCTGCGACGCGGAGAAATTGCAGACGCTTCCGCTGCATCCGGGAGTGGGCGGACGGTTTTCCGTTCTGACTCCGGTGGGGCTTTTTCCGTCGTATGTTTTGGGCTTCGACGTCGATGCGATGCTGGCTGGCGCGGCGGAAATGCGCGAACGCTGTTTGGATCTCGACGTGCAAAAAAATCCCGCCGCGCAGATGGCCGCGATGCTCTATCTTTTCGACAGCACGCAGCACAAGAAAATGCACGTGATGATGGCCTATGCGAACGGACTGTACGGCATGGCCGACTGGTTCCGTCAGTTGTGGGCCGAATCGCTGGGCAAAGAACTCGACGTGGACGGCCGCGTGGTGAATGCCGGGCCGACGCCGCTGAAAGCTCTCGGCGCAACGGATCAGCATTCGCAAGTGCAGCTCTATATTGAGGGGCCGCACGACAAGGTGTTCCTGTTCCTCGAGTGCAAAAAGTTTGCGAAGCGGTTGAAGCTGCCGTCGCTGTATGAAAACGTCTCGTCGCTGAACTATCTCGGCGGACAGACGATGAACAAATTGATCGCCTCGGAGTTTGCGGCGACACGCGAAGCTCTGGCGCAGCGCGGCCGCCCGTCAATGACGATTACGTTCCCGGAAATCGACGCGCATGCCGTCGGAGAGTTCTTTATGCTGTGGGAAATCGTAACGTCGATCAGCGGCGCGCTCTACAAGATCAATCCGTACGACCAGCCCGGCGTCGAACTCGGCAAGGTTTTGACCTACGGCTTGATGGGCCGCGCGGGGTATGAAGATAAGGCTAAGGGGATTAAGGTGTAA
- a CDS encoding glutathione peroxidase: protein MATDLQNIPFLTNSGDTTSLAAYKGDVVMIVNTASLCGNTPQYAGLEKLYATYKDRGFTILAFPANDFGKQEPGTNDEIKEFCTSTYGVTFPLMSKITVLGDSKHPLYKYLVEHSDPPAEIEWNFTKFLVDRDGKMAARFFNKTQPEDSTVTSKIEELLGAKPSE, encoded by the coding sequence ATGGCTACAGACTTGCAGAACATTCCTTTCTTGACGAATTCCGGCGACACGACTTCACTTGCGGCCTACAAGGGCGACGTAGTAATGATCGTGAACACGGCGAGCCTCTGTGGGAACACGCCGCAGTATGCCGGACTTGAGAAGCTCTACGCAACTTACAAGGATCGCGGGTTTACGATTCTGGCATTTCCGGCGAACGATTTCGGCAAGCAGGAGCCAGGCACGAACGACGAGATCAAGGAGTTTTGCACGTCGACATATGGCGTGACGTTTCCGCTGATGAGCAAGATCACGGTGCTCGGTGATAGCAAGCATCCGCTGTACAAATATCTGGTTGAGCACAGCGATCCGCCTGCCGAAATTGAGTGGAACTTTACGAAATTTCTCGTTGATCGCGACGGAAAAATGGCCGCGCGATTTTTCAACAAGACTCAGCCGGAAGATTCGACCGTGACTTCCAAGATCGAAGAACTGCTCGGAGCAAAACCGTCGGAATGA
- a CDS encoding glycosyltransferase, with product MGSRLDPQVTVGLPVYNAEAYLVECLESIKAQTLKEFEVLAILDCPTDKSAEILRKHADSRFRIVENPKNLGLAATCNRLLELSQTELLARMDADDVMIPARLEKQVAFMHAHPEVDILGTQIEKIDEHGQHAGDTVPLATTPEGLREQFRTMCALWHPTIMFRVSRIQELGGYPDSRVAEDLILYLRGLSRDYLLTNLPDVLVKYRVHPEGQMNRLREASYAANDEAYAEYGPLIWGDRAPDFVAGRTRWERLRRRMKRNVSRLFNKT from the coding sequence ATGGGATCTCGATTGGATCCACAAGTAACCGTCGGATTGCCGGTATACAATGCCGAGGCCTATTTGGTCGAGTGTCTCGAGTCCATCAAGGCGCAGACTCTAAAAGAGTTTGAGGTCTTGGCGATTCTGGATTGCCCGACGGACAAGTCGGCGGAGATTTTACGCAAGCACGCGGATTCGCGATTCAGAATTGTCGAAAACCCAAAGAATTTGGGATTGGCGGCGACGTGCAACAGGCTGCTTGAGCTGTCGCAAACAGAATTGCTTGCGAGGATGGACGCGGACGACGTGATGATTCCTGCACGGCTCGAAAAGCAAGTTGCATTCATGCACGCGCATCCTGAAGTCGATATTCTCGGCACACAGATCGAAAAAATCGACGAGCACGGACAGCACGCTGGAGACACAGTTCCATTAGCCACTACGCCGGAAGGTTTGCGTGAGCAGTTTCGGACTATGTGCGCGCTGTGGCATCCGACGATTATGTTTCGTGTTTCGCGGATTCAGGAATTGGGCGGCTATCCCGACAGCCGGGTCGCGGAAGATTTGATTTTATACCTGCGGGGACTGAGCAGAGACTATTTGCTAACGAATCTGCCGGACGTGCTCGTGAAGTACCGCGTGCATCCGGAAGGCCAGATGAACAGATTGCGCGAAGCATCTTATGCCGCGAACGACGAAGCCTACGCGGAATACGGACCTTTGATATGGGGTGACCGCGCTCCCGATTTTGTCGCTGGCCGGACGCGTTGGGAGCGACTGCGTCGGCGAATGAAACGAAACGTTTCCAGACTATTCAACAAGACATGA
- a CDS encoding 5'-nucleotidase C-terminal domain-containing protein, whose amino-acid sequence MKSTLFFLLFTLVVGQSLAETYSIVICNSNDVHGGVDSSDATFMNPEFPPQLGGGASLATLVERLRAYAQKQNKGFLLIDTGDIFQGTLVGTKSEGTAVVRYMNQVGYDAWVLGNHEFDLGRTITEKLIHQADFPIISSNIYDVENGDTTHFTGSYIIRDFGPLKVGVIGITTSGTERASFEDNVKNLYFAPETTTLATFRDSLRNMGCDVIVAACHLGLPYDRWDAWDDLERHEKEGWKSPYTRNAFELARRVPGIDILFAGDIHVGYKEPWVDPVTHTPCFQGYGRGTNLMAVEFEFDVATGELLRWKNFADDGTLLTLFSDEFPRERDVAETIDTVVARVEIGFNERIGVAEQPITRIGEAESALGNLVCDALMWKLHGDISITNKGGVRTDLPAGNITPQDVFNVLPFDNTLGAVEVTGAFVKEMIEDKVAYGGSGLYVAGMRVRVDRSRERGDRVVSLEIGGKPYDPNGTYRLVTTDYLLEGNSGMEKLASLRSQAAVESGVFMREAVIEYIKTHSPLHPKLDGRWQFVDRS is encoded by the coding sequence ATGAAATCCACTCTTTTCTTTTTGCTGTTTACCTTGGTCGTTGGACAGAGTTTAGCCGAGACCTATTCGATCGTGATTTGCAATTCGAATGACGTGCACGGCGGCGTGGACTCTTCCGACGCGACATTCATGAATCCGGAGTTTCCCCCGCAGTTGGGCGGCGGCGCTTCGCTGGCGACGCTTGTTGAGCGGCTGCGTGCCTACGCACAGAAGCAAAACAAAGGATTCCTGTTGATCGACACGGGGGATATTTTTCAGGGAACTTTAGTGGGGACCAAGAGTGAAGGCACGGCAGTCGTCCGCTATATGAACCAAGTTGGCTACGACGCGTGGGTGTTAGGAAACCACGAGTTCGATTTGGGCCGGACGATCACGGAAAAGCTGATTCATCAAGCGGACTTTCCAATAATCTCGTCGAACATCTATGACGTCGAAAATGGCGACACAACGCACTTCACCGGCAGTTATATCATCCGTGATTTTGGTCCGTTGAAGGTCGGCGTTATCGGCATCACGACGTCGGGCACGGAGCGCGCGAGTTTTGAAGACAACGTGAAGAACTTGTACTTTGCACCGGAAACGACGACCTTAGCGACGTTCCGCGACAGTTTGCGCAACATGGGTTGTGACGTGATCGTCGCGGCGTGCCATTTGGGGTTGCCGTATGACCGCTGGGATGCTTGGGACGATTTGGAACGGCATGAAAAAGAAGGCTGGAAGTCCCCTTACACGCGAAATGCCTTTGAGCTTGCGCGCCGGGTTCCGGGCATCGATATTTTGTTTGCCGGAGATATTCACGTCGGCTACAAGGAACCGTGGGTGGATCCTGTGACTCACACTCCGTGTTTTCAGGGATACGGCCGCGGGACAAATTTGATGGCGGTAGAATTTGAGTTCGACGTCGCGACGGGCGAGCTATTGCGCTGGAAGAATTTTGCAGACGACGGCACTTTGCTGACTTTGTTTTCAGACGAATTCCCGCGCGAGCGTGACGTGGCGGAAACGATCGACACGGTCGTCGCGCGCGTAGAGATCGGATTCAACGAGCGCATCGGTGTCGCGGAGCAGCCGATCACGCGCATCGGCGAAGCGGAATCGGCGCTGGGAAATTTGGTTTGTGACGCATTGATGTGGAAACTTCACGGCGACATTTCCATCACGAATAAGGGGGGAGTGCGCACGGACCTGCCAGCGGGGAACATCACTCCGCAGGACGTCTTCAACGTGCTGCCGTTCGACAATACTTTGGGCGCGGTCGAAGTGACGGGCGCTTTTGTCAAAGAGATGATTGAAGACAAGGTTGCCTACGGGGGCAGCGGACTTTACGTTGCGGGAATGCGCGTGCGCGTGGACCGTTCGCGTGAACGGGGCGACCGCGTGGTATCATTGGAAATCGGCGGCAAACCGTATGATCCGAACGGCACGTATCGCTTGGTGACGACGGACTATTTGCTGGAAGGAAATTCAGGAATGGAGAAACTCGCGTCCTTGCGCAGTCAAGCCGCCGTCGAATCGGGCGTGTTCATGCGTGAGGCCGTGATTGAGTACATCAAAACGCACTCGCCGCTGCATCCGAAGTTGGACGGACGCTGGCAGTTCGTGGACAGAAGTTAA